The following proteins come from a genomic window of Anaerobutyricum hallii:
- a CDS encoding virulence-associated E family protein, with translation MLEGTEKGGVRNSIHNCLTVFQYDPILSGAVAKNLLTERIDLLKPIGRKRRTGSKAMTDTDMKYIRLYLEDTYGLTSEKKIADAADLAADANSYHPIRDYLNGLVWDGKERIRYCLRHFLGADTDNFTYHSLRLFLLGAIHRAFCPGCKFEVMLCLVGGQGAGKSTFFRLLAVKDEWFSDDLRKLDDDNVYRKLQGHWIIEMSEMIATANAKSIEEIKSFLSRQKEVYKIPYETHPEDRLRQCVFGGTSNALDFLPLDRSGNRRFLPVMVYPGQAEIHILDDEAASRAYIEQVWAEAMTTYKSGDFKLSFTPEMIQYLKEHQRDFMPEDTKAGMIQAYLDRYTGSAVCSKQLFKEALNHPFDEPKQWEIREVNDIMNHCITGWKYFSNPRIFEGYGRQKGWEQEAPATGADNGREKTPDGFVEVTEQMELPF, from the coding sequence ATGCTGGAGGGCACCGAGAAAGGCGGCGTGCGGAACAGTATCCACAACTGCCTGACCGTGTTCCAGTATGACCCCATTCTTTCCGGGGCGGTTGCAAAAAATCTCCTGACCGAGCGTATTGACCTTCTAAAGCCCATCGGCAGGAAACGCAGAACCGGCAGCAAGGCCATGACCGACACGGACATGAAATATATCCGGCTGTATCTGGAAGATACCTACGGCCTGACAAGCGAGAAAAAGATAGCAGACGCCGCTGATCTGGCCGCAGACGCCAACAGCTACCATCCCATCCGGGACTACCTGAACGGCCTTGTCTGGGACGGGAAAGAGCGTATCCGCTACTGCCTGCGTCACTTTCTGGGAGCCGACACAGACAACTTCACTTACCATTCCCTGCGGCTGTTCCTGCTGGGAGCCATCCACCGGGCTTTCTGCCCCGGCTGTAAGTTTGAGGTCATGCTCTGTCTGGTTGGCGGTCAGGGAGCCGGGAAATCCACCTTCTTCCGGCTGCTGGCCGTAAAAGACGAGTGGTTTTCCGATGATTTGCGGAAGTTGGACGATGATAACGTGTACCGCAAGCTACAAGGCCACTGGATAATTGAAATGTCGGAGATGATTGCCACCGCAAACGCCAAGAGCATAGAGGAAATCAAGTCATTTTTAAGCCGCCAGAAGGAGGTCTATAAAATCCCCTACGAAACCCACCCGGAGGACAGGCTGCGGCAATGCGTGTTCGGCGGGACTTCCAATGCGCTGGACTTCCTGCCCCTTGACCGTTCCGGGAACCGGCGCTTCCTGCCGGTCATGGTCTACCCCGGACAGGCCGAGATACACATTTTGGACGATGAAGCCGCTTCCAGAGCCTATATTGAACAGGTATGGGCGGAAGCCATGACAACCTACAAAAGTGGCGATTTTAAGCTGTCTTTTACGCCCGAAATGATACAGTACCTCAAAGAACACCAGCGGGATTTCATGCCGGAGGACACCAAGGCCGGGATGATACAGGCATACCTTGACCGCTACACTGGCAGCGCCGTATGCTCCAAGCAGCTTTTCAAAGAAGCCCTGAACCACCCCTTTGACGAGCCGAAGCAATGGGAAATCCGGGAGGTCAATGACATCATGAACCACTGTATCACGGGATGGAAGTATTTCTCCAATCCCCGGATATTTGAAGGATACGGCAGGCAGAAGGGCTGGGAACAGGAAGCCCCGGCAACGGGCGCTGACAACGGACGTGAAAAAACGCCGGACGGATTTGTGGAAGTCACGGAGCAGATGGAACTTCCCTTCTGA
- a CDS encoding CHC2 zinc finger domain-containing protein produces MTGAFSIFRRICLLNVFEAVKQSVTTRQAAEHYGILVGRNGMCVCPFHDDKNPSMKVDRRFHCFGCQADGDVIDFVSRLENVSPREAALMLAQDFFIPYEDKEPPSRSRPKRNPRKESPEQQFKRMERYCFRVLSDYHNLLRRWKRDYAPKTPEEEWHPLFVEALQKQSHVEYLLDVLLFSDIGEQAALITSYGKEVRNLERRMADLAARTAAGRDGHHRSRTPAPER; encoded by the coding sequence ATGACAGGCGCTTTTTCTATTTTCAGGAGGATTTGCCTATTGAATGTATTTGAAGCCGTGAAACAGTCTGTTACCACCCGGCAGGCTGCCGAGCATTACGGTATCCTGGTAGGGAGAAACGGGATGTGCGTCTGCCCCTTCCATGACGATAAAAACCCCAGCATGAAGGTTGACCGGCGCTTCCATTGCTTCGGCTGTCAGGCAGACGGGGATGTGATTGACTTTGTTTCCCGTCTGGAAAACGTCAGCCCCAGGGAAGCCGCCCTCATGCTGGCGCAGGACTTCTTCATCCCCTATGAGGATAAGGAGCCACCAAGCAGGAGCCGCCCGAAGCGAAATCCCCGGAAGGAAAGCCCGGAACAGCAATTTAAGCGCATGGAGCGATATTGCTTCCGGGTACTGTCCGACTATCACAATCTGCTGCGCCGCTGGAAGCGGGACTATGCCCCCAAGACGCCGGAGGAAGAATGGCACCCGCTTTTCGTGGAAGCCTTGCAGAAACAATCCCATGTGGAATATCTGCTGGATGTGCTGCTGTTCTCCGACATAGGGGAACAGGCTGCCCTGATTACCAGCTACGGAAAGGAAGTGAGGAACCTTGAGCGGAGAATGGCAGACCTTGCCGCCCGAACTGCGGCAGGCCGTGACGGACACCATCGAAGCCGCACCCCCGCCCCGGAGCGTTGA
- the mobQ gene encoding MobQ family relaxase, whose amino-acid sequence MPCPHFDVKIIQRSKRQSAVASAAYQSGERLFSEYDQKQKYYSHKSEIVHTEIMLPPHAPPEYADRNTLWNAAEAIEKQWNSQLARRFVLAIPRELPRSQYADLIRDYCREFFVSKGMIADFAIHDKGDGNPHAHILLTMRAMDEQGKWLPKSRKVYDLDENGERIRLASGRWKSHKEDTVDWNDQKYAEIWRQGWADTANRYLEAIGSPERLDLRSYVRQGIDKIPTVHMGPAVSQLEKKGIQTNIGNLNRDIKAANSLMQSIRQMVRSLKGWLSGLKEKKAALLEALEQAKEPTIPELLSRYLDKRSEERTGWTSKGKLKGTVGDFNKVMEALDFLRQKEISTVESLDAYLDEASAQAVSIREEIRPMEKRVKEIDRLLFHIGNFEANKPVHAKYAAIRWKKPKEKFAADHKEELDAYNAALRYFKVHLDGAKYSTKKLAGEQAQLSENIASKTEALTAVQEDVKILRDVRHWLNQVLPSEQYRQTAEPGKKPSIQQAVKGREQRIREEQAEKHQQPRRQQKQDMEL is encoded by the coding sequence TTGCCATGCCCGCACTTTGATGTGAAAATCATCCAGCGCAGCAAGCGCCAGTCAGCCGTTGCGTCTGCCGCCTACCAGAGCGGGGAACGGCTGTTTTCCGAATACGACCAGAAACAGAAATACTATTCCCATAAAAGCGAAATCGTCCACACCGAAATCATGCTGCCGCCCCATGCCCCGCCGGAGTACGCAGACCGGAATACCTTGTGGAACGCCGCCGAAGCCATCGAAAAACAATGGAACTCCCAGCTTGCCCGGAGGTTCGTGCTTGCCATACCGAGGGAACTTCCCCGGTCACAGTACGCCGACCTTATCCGGGACTACTGCCGGGAGTTTTTCGTTTCCAAGGGCATGATTGCCGATTTTGCCATCCATGACAAGGGGGACGGAAATCCCCACGCCCACATCCTTCTTACCATGCGGGCGATGGACGAACAGGGCAAGTGGCTTCCCAAGAGCCGGAAGGTCTACGACCTTGACGAGAACGGCGAGCGTATCCGGCTTGCGTCCGGCAGATGGAAAAGCCACAAGGAGGATACCGTGGACTGGAACGACCAGAAGTACGCTGAGATATGGCGGCAGGGCTGGGCTGACACAGCGAACCGCTATCTGGAAGCCATCGGCAGCCCGGAGCGCCTTGACCTTCGCTCCTATGTCCGACAGGGGATTGATAAAATCCCCACTGTCCACATGGGGCCAGCGGTCAGCCAGTTGGAGAAAAAAGGCATACAGACCAACATCGGCAACCTGAACCGGGACATCAAAGCCGCCAATTCCCTCATGCAGTCTATCCGGCAGATGGTACGCAGCTTAAAGGGCTGGCTGTCCGGCCTGAAAGAGAAAAAGGCGGCGCTGCTGGAAGCGCTGGAACAGGCAAAGGAGCCGACCATCCCCGAACTGCTTTCCCGGTATCTGGATAAACGGAGCGAGGAACGTACCGGCTGGACTTCCAAGGGGAAGTTAAAAGGAACCGTTGGCGATTTCAACAAGGTTATGGAAGCCCTTGACTTCCTGCGGCAGAAAGAGATTTCCACCGTAGAGAGCCTTGACGCCTATCTGGATGAAGCCAGCGCACAGGCCGTTTCCATCCGTGAGGAAATCAGGCCGATGGAGAAACGTGTGAAAGAGATTGACCGGCTGCTTTTCCATATCGGGAACTTTGAAGCAAACAAGCCGGTTCATGCGAAATATGCCGCTATCCGCTGGAAGAAACCCAAGGAGAAATTTGCCGCCGACCATAAGGAGGAACTGGACGCCTACAACGCTGCCCTGCGGTATTTCAAGGTTCACCTTGATGGGGCGAAGTACAGCACAAAGAAGCTGGCCGGGGAACAGGCACAGCTTTCAGAGAATATCGCTTCCAAGACGGAAGCGCTGACTGCCGTACAGGAGGATGTAAAGATTTTGCGGGATGTGCGCCACTGGCTCAATCAGGTTTTACCATCCGAGCAGTACCGCCAGACCGCAGAGCCGGGAAAGAAACCGTCCATCCAGCAGGCGGTCAAAGGCCGGGAGCAGCGTATCCGGGAGGAACAGGCAGAGAAACACCAGCAGCCCCGCCGCCAGCAAAAACAGGATATGGAACTTTAA
- a CDS encoding MGMT family protein: MANEDKKDFNAMLHDSKDMPKFQTITDQKSIEKYGGSRMYFAPPIDYDKVMKLIPYGKVITVGKIREYFAELNGADFTEPITAGIFVSIAAWASYQRSEDETPYWRTLKANGELNAKYPGGIEAQKEKLEAEGHTIIQKGRTNIKYFVKDYESVLFDLR, from the coding sequence ATGGCGAATGAAGATAAAAAAGATTTTAATGCCATGCTACACGATAGCAAGGATATGCCTAAATTTCAGACCATTACCGACCAGAAAAGCATTGAGAAATATGGCGGAAGCAGAATGTATTTTGCCCCGCCAATCGATTATGACAAGGTAATGAAACTAATTCCTTATGGCAAAGTAATTACTGTCGGAAAAATCCGTGAATATTTTGCTGAACTGAATGGAGCGGATTTCACAGAGCCTATTACAGCAGGAATTTTTGTATCTATTGCAGCATGGGCGAGTTACCAGCGTTCCGAAGATGAAACCCCGTATTGGCGAACCTTAAAGGCAAACGGGGAATTGAACGCAAAATATCCCGGCGGTATAGAAGCACAAAAGGAAAAACTGGAAGCAGAAGGCCACACAATTATTCAGAAAGGACGCACAAATATAAAGTATTTCGTAAAGGACTATGAAAGCGTTCTTTTTGATTTGAGATAG
- a CDS encoding DUF3847 domain-containing protein — MNEKLEALNQEIEKTEKKLQRAQHEEKMLEHQIKTLTRKERTHRLCTRAAMLESYLPHPEAITDEQVSLFLKLLFHKDSTRQLMEKVFAGNGNFQGEDAGRKRP; from the coding sequence ATGAATGAAAAGCTGGAAGCACTCAATCAGGAGATAGAGAAAACGGAAAAGAAGCTGCAGAGGGCGCAGCATGAAGAAAAGATGTTGGAACACCAGATAAAGACGCTGACACGGAAGGAACGGACGCACCGGCTTTGCACCAGAGCCGCCATGCTGGAAAGCTACCTTCCCCACCCGGAAGCCATCACGGATGAACAGGTCAGTTTGTTCTTGAAGCTGCTGTTCCACAAAGACAGCACCCGTCAGCTCATGGAAAAAGTATTTGCCGGTAACGGTAATTTTCAGGGAGAGGACGCAGGCCGGAAACGGCCATGA
- a CDS encoding DeoR family transcriptional regulator, with protein sequence MEVEFMTADTPLPPCMPLPRAMLRLPISSTAKVMYARMLDIVFVSGIEDTNGILFIHFPIVELAAALARSTMTVKRSLNELEDAGLILRVRQGFGEPNKIYVLIPKKEDSRL encoded by the coding sequence ATGGAAGTTGAATTTATGACCGCAGACACCCCCTTGCCGCCCTGTATGCCGCTGCCGAGAGCCATGCTGCGGCTCCCGATCAGCAGCACCGCCAAGGTCATGTACGCCCGGATGTTGGATATTGTTTTTGTATCCGGCATAGAGGACACCAATGGGATTTTATTTATCCATTTCCCCATCGTGGAACTGGCGGCGGCACTTGCCCGCAGCACCATGACCGTGAAGCGTTCCCTGAATGAATTGGAGGACGCCGGACTGATACTGCGAGTGCGTCAGGGCTTCGGGGAACCCAACAAGATATATGTACTCATTCCGAAAAAGGAGGACAGCCGCCTATGA
- a CDS encoding helix-turn-helix domain-containing protein has product MKTRISVQERLKDLRVERGLNLEELAQETGISKSALGSYENDNDEYKEINHGSLLKLADFYQVSVDYLLGLTNNRKYENTPIEELHLSDEVVELLKSERFNNRLLCEIISHEKFRELLADAEIYVDGIATMHFHDTNSSLAALRAMILEEHPEATADRAIKVLEACQVEEEDFFCHVTHKTWDAILHDIRKAHENDSESAPDTTPADELIREVQKAMQSPGDRVQQFTEIFCKAFQLKYKRLSQEERSLLKKLFKKSPLIKQSGMNFRRRPWK; this is encoded by the coding sequence ATGAAAACCCGCATTTCCGTACAGGAACGCCTGAAAGATTTACGGGTGGAACGGGGCTTAAATCTGGAAGAACTGGCGCAGGAAACCGGCATTTCAAAATCAGCCCTCGGCAGCTATGAAAACGACAACGATGAATACAAGGAAATCAATCACGGCAGCCTGTTGAAGCTGGCAGACTTTTATCAGGTGTCCGTTGACTATCTGCTCGGCCTTACCAACAATCGGAAATATGAAAACACGCCGATAGAAGAATTACATTTGAGTGATGAAGTCGTGGAACTGCTGAAAAGTGAACGCTTCAACAACCGGCTGCTGTGTGAGATTATCTCCCATGAAAAATTCAGGGAACTGTTGGCAGACGCAGAAATCTATGTGGACGGGATAGCAACCATGCACTTTCATGACACAAACAGCTCACTGGCTGCTTTACGGGCTATGATACTGGAAGAACATCCCGAAGCTACGGCAGACCGGGCAATCAAAGTATTGGAAGCCTGTCAGGTAGAGGAAGAAGATTTCTTCTGCCATGTGACGCACAAAACATGGGATGCCATTCTCCACGACATACGCAAGGCGCACGAAAATGACAGTGAAAGTGCGCCGGATACCACGCCCGCCGATGAACTGATACGGGAAGTACAAAAGGCCATGCAATCGCCGGGGGACAGGGTTCAGCAATTCACGGAGATATTCTGCAAGGCGTTTCAGCTTAAATATAAGCGGCTCTCACAAGAGGAACGAAGCCTTTTGAAGAAGCTGTTCAAGAAATCCCCGCTGATAAAACAGTCCGGTATGAACTTCCGGCGCAGGCCGTGGAAATGA